A genomic segment from Corylus avellana chromosome ca5, CavTom2PMs-1.0 encodes:
- the LOC132180600 gene encoding nudix hydrolase 2-like codes for MSAPTSSMSAMKPVMGENERAQQLDLLSSVDDLYGGVRVNMEHHPMDSNAFATLLKASISQWKQQEKRGVWIKLPIEQVNLVEVAVKEGFRYHHAEPDYLMLIYWIPETTDTLPANASHRVGIGAFVMNSQREVLVVMENGGRFKGTGVWKFPTGVVNEGEDIGTAAVREVKEETGIDAEFVEVLAFRESHKSFFSKSDLFFVCMLKPCSFDIQKQDQEVEAAQWMPVEDYAAQPFIREHKQFNYVAKICLAKSDKNYAGFSPISTSTSSGKTSCLHCNNPDIHLLTSDHQQ; via the exons ATGTCGGCTCCAACAAGTTCCATGTCAGCAATGAAGCCTGTGATGGGGGAAAATGAGAGAGCTCAACAGTTGGACTTGTTAAGCTCAGTGGATGATTTGTATGGAGGAGTTCGTGTAAACATGGAGCATCATCCCATGGATTCCAATGCCTTTGCTACTTTGCTTAAAGCTTCAATATCACAATGGAAGCAACag GAGAAGAGGGGTGTGTGGATCAAATTGCCTATCGAACAAGTAAATCTTGTTGAAGTTGCAGTTAAG GAAGGATTTAGGTATCATCATGCTGAACCAGATTACTTAATGCTTATATATTGGATTCCTGAAACTACTGATACTCTTCCTGCAAATGCTTCACATCGAGTAGGTATTGGTGCTTTTGTCATGAACAGTCAAAGAGAG GTGCTTGTAGTTATGGAGAATGGTGGCAGATTCAAAGGAACAGGCGTATGGAAGTTCCCTACTGGGGTTGTTAATGAA GGTGAGGATATAGGTACAGCTGCAGTTAGGGAAGTCAAAGAAGAGACAGGA ATTGATGCAGAATTTGTGGAAGTTTTAGCATTcag GGAAAGCCACAAATCATTCTTTAGCAAATcagatttgttctttgtttgcatGTTGAAACCATGCTCCTTTGACATCCAGAAACAGGATCAAGAGGTTGAAGCAGCccag tGGATGCCAGTTGAGGACTATGCAGCCCAACCTTTTATCCGAGAACACAAGCAATTCAATTATGTTGCCAAGATATGCTTAGCAAAGTCAGATAAGAACTATGCTGGTTTTTCTCCAATATCTACATCTACATCTTCTGGCAAAACAAGCTGCCTTCACTGCAACAATCCAGATATACACCTATTAACTTCTGACCATCAGCAGTAG